The following are from one region of the Bacillus methanolicus MGA3 genome:
- a CDS encoding YmaF family protein — MEIPVSGFMYHSDDSDPMHSHHLYITSWDGRPVSVHVHEFKGVTSYDVGHKHRYAGTTEPARSGVQHTHRYFTFTSFDDGHKHQIRGVTGPAIPLPGGGHYHEFSGVTTIEGTTPHRHRYSGKTSL, encoded by the coding sequence GTGGAAATACCTGTTTCTGGATTCATGTATCATTCAGATGATTCAGATCCCATGCATTCCCATCACCTTTATATAACTTCATGGGATGGAAGACCTGTCTCTGTCCATGTCCACGAATTTAAAGGAGTCACCTCTTATGATGTAGGACATAAACACAGATATGCCGGAACTACTGAACCTGCTCGAAGTGGAGTCCAACATACCCACAGATACTTTACTTTTACTTCTTTTGATGATGGACATAAACATCAAATCCGTGGGGTTACTGGTCCTGCTATTCCCCTTCCTGGAGGCGGTCATTATCACGAATTTAGTGGTGTTACCACTATAGAGGGAACTACCCCTCATAGACATAGGTATAGTGGAAAAACAAGTTTATAA
- a CDS encoding YjcZ family sporulation protein — protein MSPFTLIIVLFVLLIIVGCSCTGIY, from the coding sequence ATGAGCCCTTTTACCTTAATTATTGTCTTATTCGTCTTACTTATCATTGTAGGATGTTCTTGTACAGGCATCTATTAA
- a CDS encoding ArpU family phage packaging/lysis transcriptional regulator: MEKYRFYLLTVSEEQLPKVTSIYSLVPPAHTNTFQSSIETAVIDKVDFERERDEYMEWIRRGVDQLSPRERELIIKRYLSEEEMYDYELYNEMGISESKYYRLKARAFYKLAFILRIEVYKEEVSV; encoded by the coding sequence CTGGAGAAATATCGGTTTTATCTCCTTACGGTTTCAGAAGAACAATTGCCAAAGGTTACATCGATATACTCACTTGTTCCTCCTGCTCACACCAACACTTTTCAATCATCTATAGAAACAGCTGTGATTGACAAAGTGGATTTTGAACGAGAGCGCGATGAATACATGGAATGGATTAGACGTGGCGTGGATCAGCTTAGTCCGAGAGAACGGGAGCTAATCATCAAGCGTTATTTAAGCGAGGAAGAGATGTACGATTACGAGCTCTATAATGAGATGGGAATAAGTGAGAGCAAATACTATCGGTTGAAAGCACGGGCTTTTTATAAGCTAGCGTTTATATTGCGAATTGAAGTGTACAAAGAAGAGGTATCTGTGTAG
- a CDS encoding XtrA/YqaO family protein: MRLKDIEINPSTMKLEIDIMEQKGSFAIVVCDGRAKLTELPSFGETKIITHQGKVKRVKFDEREEF; the protein is encoded by the coding sequence ATGAGGTTAAAAGACATCGAAATTAATCCTAGTACTATGAAACTAGAAATTGATATAATGGAACAAAAAGGAAGCTTTGCCATTGTGGTATGTGATGGTCGGGCAAAGTTAACGGAGTTACCGTCTTTCGGCGAGACAAAGATTATCACTCATCAAGGCAAGGTGAAAAGGGTTAAGTTTGATGAGAGGGAAGAGTTTTGA
- a CDS encoding glucosaminidase domain-containing protein: MINAAFRKYPSYYESLEDLARLYTNGVSWDRNKYKPIIGETNYVMACKKVQECGYCTDPNYAAKLINIIEKYDLHKYDKVVNKKPVKVPTATKGEQYIL; the protein is encoded by the coding sequence TTGATCAATGCAGCTTTCCGAAAATATCCTTCTTATTACGAAAGCTTAGAAGACCTTGCTAGACTCTATACAAACGGCGTTTCTTGGGATCGCAATAAATACAAGCCAATTATTGGTGAAACCAACTATGTTATGGCTTGTAAAAAGGTCCAGGAGTGCGGATATTGCACTGATCCGAATTATGCGGCAAAGCTAATTAATATCATCGAAAAGTATGATCTTCATAAATATGATAAAGTCGTGAATAAAAAGCCTGTAAAAGTGCCGACGGCAACAAAAGGTGAACAATATATATTGTAA
- a CDS encoding YjcZ family sporulation protein — protein MCFGSCGYGYTAPAAPSYGVNFALIVVLFILLIIVLMAIS, from the coding sequence ATGTGCTTTGGTTCTTGCGGTTATGGTTATACAGCTCCTGCAGCTCCTAGCTATGGCGTCAATTTTGCATTAATTGTTGTCTTATTCATTCTACTAATTATCGTATTAATGGCAATATCGTAA
- a CDS encoding CotD family spore coat protein has product MYSTNRNLRSGYCGCSMPHYGECPPKTFPTHYDPPQVSPSKNFVNTNIFPHVVPHIHPSHTINVNKQIFTHKHYFPHTESVVNECYEQHIMCGVPHNPCCPSSPFGF; this is encoded by the coding sequence ATGTATAGTACAAATAGAAATTTGCGTAGTGGATATTGTGGCTGTAGTATGCCTCACTATGGGGAATGTCCACCAAAAACGTTTCCTACTCACTATGATCCACCACAAGTTTCACCGAGTAAGAATTTTGTGAACACCAACATCTTTCCGCATGTAGTGCCGCACATCCATCCGTCTCATACTATAAACGTAAATAAACAAATATTTACTCACAAGCACTACTTCCCGCACACTGAATCTGTTGTAAATGAATGCTACGAGCAACATATAATGTGCGGAGTACCACATAATCCTTGTTGTCCATCAAGCCCATTCGGATTTTAA
- a CDS encoding IDEAL domain-containing protein, whose amino-acid sequence MKQFFLMEGYNIPWRQVKLINEKEKLGGVKMCKYCRCSGLFLGEYCSCIYGKVKRMEDAHEKYTGMYQRGEVKTENNFPKTETKVDNSIKIKYSLAQLNFLIDLALDTKDKEWFLELTKKGTSKAITWS is encoded by the coding sequence ATGAAACAATTTTTCCTGATGGAGGGGTATAACATTCCTTGGAGACAGGTGAAACTGATAAATGAAAAAGAAAAACTAGGAGGGGTGAAAATGTGTAAATATTGCAGGTGCTCAGGTTTATTTTTGGGGGAATATTGCTCTTGCATTTACGGAAAAGTAAAACGGATGGAAGATGCTCATGAAAAATACACAGGAATGTATCAAAGAGGGGAAGTTAAGACAGAAAACAATTTCCCTAAAACCGAAACAAAAGTTGATAACTCCATAAAGATTAAATATAGCCTAGCACAATTGAACTTTTTAATAGATCTGGCTTTAGACACAAAGGATAAAGAATGGTTTTTAGAGCTAACCAAAAAGGGGACGAGCAAGGCAATAACATGGAGCTAA